In Rutidosis leptorrhynchoides isolate AG116_Rl617_1_P2 chromosome 6, CSIRO_AGI_Rlap_v1, whole genome shotgun sequence, the DNA window AAATTGTCCATTTCTGCAGTAACATCTTCTGCATCCATCAAAGAGCTTTCTTGGTTTTTCTTTACGTTATTTGGCATATTCTCTTATAAGGTATAGTCTCCACTATCTTTGTTGGCTTAGAAAACGACTTACTAACCAAAACAACACCTTTGTAATTCTCATAGACTTGTAGGTTTAACTCGGGAGATGTGCTATTGACCAGCAGTTGATTGTTAATATCCGTTGTGTTCTTATcaaattcaaaatttgaatttaaattggcATTTTCTCCACCAGTTTCTGTCACCGACGATACATGAGCAGATTCCGGTGATTCCTCACTATTCTGACATCCAGCTTCAACAATCGGAGTATCATCCGTGTTATCATGAGTACAACCAGGGTCATGGAAAACGTTTACATCAATGGAGTTATTAACAACATCAAAAAAAACATCCAAATCTTCGGGATCAATAAGGTCCATTGGATCAAAACTGTCACCAACTTCATGAGCCCACAAAGTGATTTTCTTTTTATTTTCCAACTCAACAGTCGTATGCCTATCAATATTGAAAGGGGTAAAGACTTCCATGAAAGCATATAAGGATCCAGTCTGAATAAGTCTGTGTAAAGCATTAGGAATGAACAAAATCTCCCAAAACTCATTAACAGCGGCGGAGATGTTCTCCATACAACCATAATCAACCGAAATACCCCGAACTTCCACCCAAACCAATCTTGAAAACTTTCCCCGCCTATCTGACATGAGAGTTACCTTCAGAAATTGTTCTATCCCATTACCATAGAATGGGCAATGACACACACTTTGAAAGTTTGCTGATTCAATGCATCTGATCAAACAACCATAATTACCCAAAAGGCAACACATGTCTATCTTTGCCTTTCTATCGATGAGCCATTTATTGAGTTTGTGTTTGGAGAAGCCAACCTTATCAACAATTAGGACAGTCCGGTCCATACCTTCACTAACATCATCATTAACTTGAAGCTCTGTGTACATATGCCTGCTGTCACCGTATCTACCTTGACCACCATTATGATTGTATTTGGTTTGACCCCGGTTATGTGCAAAATTGATTGCTTTTTGTCAAATTTTGCCAAACTCACCCTCAAATTGTTTCCCATAAGAAATTTGGCATTCATGTTGATAACAACATCATTAGCTTGTTCATAAGAAGCAAACTTGATAAAAGCAAAATTACGCCCTTCACACCAAGCAATATTTTGGATCCAACCAAAACGTCCAAAAGCTTCACTGATTACCATTGCTGTGGTTGTCATAGTGATATTTCCTATGAATAGCGTTGACACCCTTATCGTATGCCTTCTTTGGAAATTTTCATATCTTTGGGGCCTTTCATGAGCGAGGTTGTTTTGTTCAGCCTGATTGTTGTTTGTTTTGGCCGGAGTACACCCCACAACTGCCTCAACATAAGTATGAAGCTGTGGTGGAGGTGGAGGTAAAGGAGTTGAAGTGGAATTGGAGTGATTTTGAGTAGGATTGGAAACGGCAACGGAGGTGTTTTGGGAAAGGTTAACGTTAATGAAGAAGGATGCTGCGTGAGGAGAGGGGATTGGGAGTTGTACGCACACCATATTGACTCAACTTTTTATAGACACAAGATTTGTTTTCCACTCCAATCATCTCAAAAATGGGACGATAGTAATCAAGGTAAAAATCACATATGATTTCTCTAATAACACTCTTCTATCCACtcatttatattattaaaaatactcaAAAATGATTGATTAGTATTTTATCTTACCATCTCCTTtcctttatttaaaaaaaaaaaaaactcaagaacacaacCTATGGTGCTGAATGGTCCAGAATTCGGTGCTGAATCATCAAGAGTTAAAACActttcttaaccattaagagcttaAATTTCTAGTAATATTTTTCTCAAATTATAGCCGGAACACTTAACCAACGTGAATATTGAATCTTTTATTTATGTAACACGTTATTAAGGCAAATTTAGTCAATTAATACCGTTGATTCAAAATAACTATCAAATAGTTCATTTTCATTTAGATTTTTAACCATTAAGCGCTAAATCAAAAGGCACTTGAGCTTCTTCAACAACAATAAGCATCAATTCAACGCGGAATCCCAAATACTAAACGGCCGCCTGGTGACAAAGTGACAATTTCCTAAAGCTGAAGAATTAACCCTACGTGAATCATGTACGGTGGAGGTAAGTATATTCTACAACTAAGTTATATCATGTTACTCAACTCAAATGTGTTTATATTGAGACTACTAAACCCTAAATTGTCCACTTTATTAACTGCAAATTTTTGGTTTCTGTTTGACAGATGAAGTATCTGCGATAGTTGTTGATTTAGGTTCGCATACATGTAAAGCTGGTTATGCTGGTGAAGATGCATCTAAAGCTGTGTTTCCGTCTGTAAGTAGTTGTTAAATACTCACTCGTTCCTCATTTTACTTGTTATGATGAGAACATTTTTTTTTTCCAATTCGAAGCTTGaaatttacttaattgttttacaTGGTTGAATATATTTGGTCTAGGTGTAATTATGTTTTTCAATTTGATATCTGTAAGTGCGAGATTTTGCATTATGTTATTTGTAGATGGGTATGCCATGATTTAAAACAAGAAATGCACCTGATTTAAGCCCATTTTATACTACTAATCGATTTGTACACCGGTAAATTTGTGATTATAAGACTTGTTGTAGCGGTTTGGTAAAGGGGCGTTGCAAGCCCACGTGGCACCCAACCAACACCATAAATTGTAAGTATCAATGCGTGGGATGGGTGTATTTTACCTATGTCCGTTGCCAAGCAATGTACCAAGCAACGTCCGTtgccaattttttttattttttattattttaaaaatgttatttttatccccttttaatatttaacccaattatattttaacacatcatcacaatactcttTACCCACACCATAAAACCACACCCCCACTACTCCACAAACATAACccacacgtcctagtcatcaaaaagcaACCCACGCGCCCAACCACTACAAGTGGTCTAAATCCCAAAATAAAGGTGTTTTGACTTTTTAGTACAATGGTTAATTTAAAAGATGCATCAAGCTTTTTGGGAGGTAATTGTAACATAATTGGGCAGGCTCGGGTATGCTTATAATGTTTCGTACTTTTTTTTAACGGAAACTTGTATAGAACCGTCCTTAACAGGAAAACAAAAGGACGGTGAAAATAGGGAAGCTCCTACCTAGTAAGCAATCATCTTAAAAAACAATCATATAAGCAATCCTCTGTGCATATAAGTACCAAACAACGATGTTTGGTAATTTTATGCACATATGGTAGTGCAATTATTGATGCCAAATGCTCCAAGCAAAAGCAATTCAAGCAGTATAGACTTCTTTAATCATTACAACTTAGCCTTCAAGGTTAAGAttgcataactaaatatataaaagataaagaaAAGATCTACAATAAAATCTTACAGTTGAAGGCATATGCACAGAAAAAATGATATCAGATTGCAAAATTTGCTATAGAACTGATTCATAAATTCCATGCAAAAAGATGAACTTATTCATTGACAATGGTTTACAAAATTTACCATGAATAGAATCACTCTTGACTAAACACCTAAAATGCACACAAGAAATTATCAAAAATATGAACATGTTTTAAGAGATTTACGAGGTGATTATTCACACAACAACGCCAACAAAACCAACAATGCAACTCCACCAACTACAGACCCGACAATAATAACCCTAGAACCGTTCCCTCCACCCTGATGACGTGGCGGTGGAGGTGGCGGCTGCTGCACCGGAGCAGGCAACGGGGTGGTGGATTCAACTACAATAGAGAAATGCCCTTGTTCATAAGTCTCACACTTGTTCCCAGACTCCACATTCGTGAAATGTATCTGACCAGTTAAAGTAAACCGCACACACCTTGCAACTAAACCAGCAGGCACTGGTTGTACTTGTGTAAACTCAATCGATATAGGTTCTTCTGAAGCATGTATTTCCAATTCTTGCAGGTTTTTAGCCGATAAATTTGAAGCATTATAAGCAAGAAGACCCAATATAGGAGCTAAATACAAGTAACCAGGTAAAGGGTAATATGTGATAGACCAATTCGCGAGATCCTGATAGACCAAAACGAGCCTTTCGACATAAGGATATCCTATTACCCCAATTGGGATTGCAAATTCTTTATACATACGAACACCTCTAGTAAACAAACTACCACTGCGTAATCTCAACGCGGATATATGAATCCCGGTTAAATTGGAAGGCGGAGATGCATCATATGGAATGCCAGTTTTTGGTCGATCAAGTGCACGAAAAGCGTAGTCTTGGAGAAGAACATCAAGTGCTCTTGCACGTGTCTGAGCTTCAATCTTTGGCCAACAAACCAATATAACAAGCATCATGAGACTTCTAATATGAAGCCCCATCGATGCAAAGTTTACTCACAATCAGTACTTGATTATTCACTAAAATCGCAAAAGAAAGAAAAGCATTTCGTCGAACACATCACAAAATTCGCAACTGAAAACCTAAAATTCCGTGAAAATAGTCCCTGATTATTCACTAAAATTCGCAAAATAATGTGGATCATATGCGATATCTCATAAAACTGAACAGAAATTGGAAAATGTATCATTAATCCGAAGTTCGATTCAACCGATTTACACTCCGATATAAAGCCTAAATTTCAGCAATTAGTTACAGCAATAAAACTAGCAACAACCTTTTactcctttgattttataatcctCATAGTATCACCACATTAATCCCAAACACACGAATTCTAGGTCATTTACACAATAATACACTGAATTCTCAAATTGCACTCCAAAATCCTAACAGAATTTTTCTGAAGATGTGAAATCGTTGCTAACTTGTATGAATTTGTGAGCCAAGAAGATGTGAAATCCATGTTAAATTGTTTATAAAGCTCTTcaatttaataataaaaaatattagtGAAGACTGAAGATGTATGTATGAACAGCGAGATAAGAGGAAATGATGAAtggaaaaaagaaaaaaatgagaaagattttttatttttttttgaacggAAAGACGGGGGGATATAGATACATAATTTTGAACGTATAGGTCGTGGATTTACAAATTGTTAAAAGGAACATTTCTTTTCTTTATATTTTACAGAGTAATACTCTAGTTTAGTTGCTAACTAgcctattacaaaaaaaaaaaaaaatttgttattaAACATTAACAATAAACATACAGAAACTCATTAAAAGTAATCTCGAGGAATAACAATATTAAAAGCAAGAATAATTAGTATCTTATTTGATTTATAGAAGCTAAACACCAAaaatttaaaatggttaaacatCCAACGCTTTTGTTTTCGATTTTCGAGTGATATATGATGTTGAATCGTTCAACATTTTCATTCAGAACTATATAATAgtctattaattattatatttaatattacttaGTATTTTTTTCTCATACATGCAAAATATtactattaaagtaattttatataattcatattattaatctaaaataattattaaacatattattcatattgttaatttaaaataattattattgttgttcaTAAGCAACTTCATTTAAAACGTTTGAAATCAATCATATTATGAATTATTCAAtattaaatcattcagttttatcaaacacatCCTTAGTTAAATTAAAATTTATTGGTCATCATAAGATGCAGCCGAAAGTCAAATGGGTCCGTTGTGAGTATACTTGTATAATCCCACGTTAATTATCTTATCGAGTTGTTCTTTTCCCAAAATTCTATTTCTCTTTTCTATTATAATCTTCACAACCAACAATTTctcacttaaatatttaacaaacttgaCCCCTTAACCTCAATTTCGCCACCCCTTAACAACATCAATTTTATTTGTCTAACACCGCTTGAAATTACCCGTAACACACCACTTGACAACACTGGATCAAAAGACTTGCATCTCCAAAATACAAAGGTAGTCTAAACTTGGTTACTATCATGAGACTGAAAACTCTCTCAAGATAGAACACCATTTCATTATTTAATAAGTTAAGGAATTGATGCCCACACTAATCCCTATTCCCTAAGCAATCCATCTATACATAATCTCTTCTACTAAATTTCTCTTTCCAATAAAAAAAAAAGTCCACCCGGTAGAACGAGTGCATGAATCAATTCACCAAGTCATCTATATGAGAACGTTATGACACCCTTGTTCATCCACTACAACACTCTCGTTTTCAATGTTGGATCATTGATCACAAACGCATACACAAATTTGAACAAACACGTTTCTTTAGCACCGTACAGGTCTTAATGTATGGATGTAGTATCAACCATGAATCTCATGGGAAAAAAAAACTCATGTTCACCTGCCTTGGTTAGTTGCAACGTATTTTCCTTTAGATATGTATCAACCATGAATCTCATGGGGAAAAAAAACTCATGTTCACCTGCCTTGGTTAGTTGCAACGTATTTTCCTTTAGAGATGATCTAAGTGAGGACTCGAAGACTCCTGGTTGAAGTTATGATTAAAACATTGAGACGGAGAGCTTGGATATAAGTATTTAAAATTTATAGTGAATCTTTTctgttattttataaaaaaaaaaaaaatcaccacAAACATCCATTTTATCCTAGAAACACGTTGTTGTATCGTACGACATTGCCATGCGGTGTTATGTCTCAAGGGCCGTTTACTTTTTATTTCATTAAAGTTTGGCCGTTTACTTTTTATTTCATTAAAGTTTCGTATGGATAAATATGGTAATATGGATATACAATGGCTATATGCAATAATCAGAAAATAAATAACCGTATTTACTTATTGTTATGAATAAATAGTTTGAATGATAAAATAAACTATTTTACCCCTAAACAAAATTATTAAAATTGAACATTAGTCACTCCTCTTCAACTAAAAAGGAACTAATATTATGAAAATAAGCCCTAAAGATTATCAATTTTAACTAGGTTAAGATTGTTGAATGTGAACGAAAATTAAACAATAAGTGGGACTACAAGAATTCACGTGACTTCATGGTGTGCAACAAATTAATTATGGAGTATAATTCATGTTTCATACACGAACTCTTATCACACCAAACGTGAGATAGTTCTCATCTCATATACATGAATTGATGGTTGATAGTTGTCATGAATTTGTAGTTGATAGTTCTCATCTCATGTACATGAATTGGTGGTTCTTTTACACCATATGTAACCCATAAATTGTATGCACGACATTATCAATAAAAATCTCTCTAGTTTGGTatgtggattaaagtaatcaactCTTGATTACATATAATCACGTTAAATTATCGCGTTCTTATTTTATTTGTTATTGTCTTCATTTGTCTTTGTGGGGAGAGTGATTTTCAGAAAATCAATCATATTcttgggtcctaaatcctaaccCGGCCCATCCAAGCCCAAAAGAAACACGTTGTTGTACCGTACGGCATTATGGTACGGTGCTATGTCTCAGAAACCCGGCCCATTTAAGCCCAAATACCTGCCGGGTATTGGCATCGGTTTCAGCTTCTTCGAACAACAAGAAATTCAAAGCGGAACCCCAAACAGCTGAAGAATTAATTCTACGTGAATCATGTACGGTGGAGGTAAGTATATCTACAATCTACAATCTACAATTAAAGCATATCGTGTTACTTAACTAAAATGTGTTTATACTGagactactaaaccctaatttgtCCACTTTATCAACTACGAAATTTTTGTTATCTGTTTGACAGATGAAGTGTCTGCGATAGTTGTTGATTTAGGTTCGCATACATGTAAAGCTGGTTATGCTGGTGAAGATGCACCTAAAGCTGTGTTTCCTTCCGTAAGTAGTAGTTTTATACTCGCTCGTTCTTCATTTTACTGGTTATGATGAGAACCACTTTTTCAATTTGAAGCTTGAATTTACTTAATTGTTCGCCATGGGTGAATATATTTGGTgtagttagattttatgtttttgAATTTGATATCTATGAGGGCTAGATTTTGCATTGTGTTATTAATAGATGGTATGCCATGGTTCATAATAAGAAATGCATCTTATTTTTTGCCAAGACTAGTAGTACATCGAAGCCTTTCATGAGTAACCACCTGTCATTAATGGTCAAGACTAGTATCCGATAGAAGACTAGTAGTTAAATATATGCATAATCTTATTTATATGCCTAAAAAGCGCCAAGCACAACTAGGTGGTTGACTTGTTGTTTAGTAGTAGTTAACTACTTATATAGAAATTTTGAAGTTTACTGATCATGCAGTTGATATAATATATAAAGCATGTATAACTGATGTAAAATGATGCTAATTCAAGAATTTTGATTTTATGCTGTCTTTTTTGATTTTCTGGGGTCTCTTTTAATCATTTAACCATTGTCCGTTATAGTTGTGTGTATTGTTACTTATTATCCCACTATTTAGTGTTTGAGCAACATTCTTGTAACTAGGCATCTTAACGTGTCATGTGATCAATTGAAGGGAGCATCCCTTTGATTCTGCTTCAGTCTTTTAGTTTTCTACATTTTTAGGTATATATTCCTGTTTTGTTGATATCTTACCTTCATTATGATTCTGAACATAGACTAGGACAAGGATGCATAATCTTTCCTCTAGTGTTTCAACACCTTTCTCTTTATACCTCATCATTTGTATTTTGTACATTCCAAGGTCATTGGAGCTATTGACCAAATGGAAGTTGATGAAAATGATAACTCGGAGAAaaatactggtgctgttactgatccCAAGTCTAAGGGAAAACGCAAACTATATGTAGGGTCTAGTGCACTGGGATACCGCCGGGATCATATGGAGGTGAGTGCTTCATACATGAGAACATGGTATTATGTGACATGTATCATtaattgtactttgtgttttggctGTTGTATGATATTCAACCAGGTGTTACCATCGATAAAGGATGGAATTGTTACTGATTGGGATATTGTGGAAAGCATCTGGGATCACGCGTTCAGGTAATCAGTTATTTATAATGAGTTATAGACTTACAGGTGGGCCGAATATGTATTCACACATTGTTTAATTTTTTCAGTATATTGTTTTGTCTGTATATGTTTCTCCTGGAAGTTGACCTTTTATTTCTTTGTTATAGCAATTGTCTTTGTCTTGCAGGGAATGCCTATTGGTTGACCCTAAAGAGCACCCGATGCTACTTGCAGAACCATCTTCTAACACCCAACAACAGAGAGAAAAGTAAGTTTACAACATACCCTTATCGCTAGCATATCTTTGTTAAACATTCTTTACATTCTGACAGTGCTACTAGAAGCATACATCACATATCCAATTCATTCACTAACTTATACTTTCAAACTTACCCAATTTGAGCCCTCAAGCCTTTCAACCCATTTAAGCTTTTTAACTCTTTACTCACATTTTGCCCAAATTGAAATTTCTGGAAATCCTACACGTTACAACTGATCTGACCCTCCTAAACTTCATTTCAATAATCAAGACCTTATTCATTAGAAAGGAGACTCAAAGACCTTTGTGAAAGTGCTTACACGCCCCAAACTGAGCTACGGTTGATTTTATACAATTTTACAAAACATGATCACGTGTAGTATTTTTTAACTACTAGTTTCCTAAACTTTCAACCAAATCAAACCCATAAGCATACCCAAATTACCAACTCACTAATCTTTGCTTAACTATATCATTATGGGTTGCTTTTGACataactcatcatcatcatttagcAATAAACTCAGAAACCCTAACCTTATTAAATGATTTTGGGTTTAATTGGAGTTAAAAACTTGATTTTACTAATAACATCATCACTTTAATAAGCTAATTAGAATTTACAGTACAAAGATTCATACTTAAGTCCTAGGTTTATAAAATCCTCAAATCTTCCAAACAAGAGAACTAGGTTTATAAAATCCTCAAATCTTCCAAACAAGAGAACGATGATGAATCTAGGGTTAAGGATGACCTAGGGGATGTAGGAAGGATCAAGGACACCAATTATGTGAAAATCTTATAATGAATATATTCCTTGTTTTTTCCTTGGCCGAAATCCCTTTACACACTAAATTTTTTATGCACAATTAGATCAAATGAGGACTTTAGGCGGATTTTCACTTATATATTTAAGTGAATTTTACACTTTCTCCCCTATCCCATTAGTTTCTTTACACACAAGTCCTTTTTATTACAACCTAAGTCCTTAGTTAACTTCCATTTTATAACTAACAATAGCTATTATATAATACACTGATAAACATATTCTTTTAGTAAAATAGTATCTTTTGATTTTTGGGGTGTTACAATAACACGAGCGATTATGCAAACTAATAACATCGACAAAGCAGTGTCAAGTACTGAAGGTTATCACCTCATCAATTTACTACATAAATGTTATACTAAAATTAGATCTAACCTTCAATAGTTGTTGTCGCTCGAGTGGCCTCTTCTACTATAGTAATTCAGCTTCCTTCTGCATTAAATTCATTAAACAATGCAATTAGTGTTAAATTAAAATCAAATAACATAATATCAATTGAAATTAGAGCTTCCATTTTATGAATAATTGTGAATGATTATTTCGTCCTAACTTCCTAattttcttcattttatgcacctgTGGCTCTTATGAGGATCTAAAACTAGCAACTTCCGTTTAACGATTTTTTGCTTTCTATTCCTTATCGCAAT includes these proteins:
- the LOC139853862 gene encoding uncharacterized protein; translation: MGLHIRSLMMLVILVCWPKIEAQTRARALDVLLQDYAFRALDRPKTGIPYDASPPSNLTGIHISALRLRSGSLFTRGVRMYKEFAIPIGVIGYPYVERLVLVYQDLANWSITYYPLPGYLYLAPILGLLAYNASNLSAKNLQELEIHASEEPISIEFTQVQPVPAGLVARCVRFTLTGQIHFTNVESGNKCETYEQGHFSIVVESTTPLPAPVQQPPPPPPRHQGGGNGSRVIIVGSVVGGVALLVLLALLCE